The nucleotide sequence TGCCAAGGTTTCAGGGTTCCACGCTTTCCAGTTCACAGGATTATGCGCATGCTGCAAGAGGTACGGACTGGTTTCGTGGATTAAATCATTGGTGTATTTGTGATTTTCTTGACTGGTATTTTTCTTGCAACTCATGGCTAAGATTGTAAAAATCAGGATGAATAGGCGGTTATGAATGGGTAACATTATCGTTTTTGTATTTGGTTTTCAAATTGTAATTTGAACTTGTTTTAAAAAGGAAAGATATAAAAAAAGAGTTTGTCTTTATGAAAAGGCAAACTCTTTTTGATGTTGTATACTATGAAATGAATTATTTCTCCATCAACCAATTTCTAAAGTCATAGAAATTTTGAGGAGCCACACCGTGACCTACTGGGTATTCTTTATAAGTGGCATCGATATTTAAATTCTTCAAAAACGGAACTGTTTTTCTAGCCCATTCTACAGGGATAACTTGGTCAACAGTACCATGAGAATGGAAAATACGCAGGTTACTAAAATCATTGTTTTGGTAATTAGCATCCATGATGTCATCGTTAGCGTAGCCACTTAATGCAATTACGTTTTTGATTTTTTCAGGATGCGAAAGCGCAATGGCATAACTCAATATCGCTCCTTGGCTAAAACCGAGTAGACTTACATTACTGGCATCAATAGGATAGTTAGCAATCAGTTC is from Flavobacterium sp. NG2 and encodes:
- a CDS encoding alpha/beta hydrolase is translated as MNLSLEYLIREPKIKLDKNPLLLLLHGYGSNEADLFSFASELPDEYYIISARAPYDLQYGSYAWYAINFDADQNKFSDHDQARSSRDIIAGFIDELIANYPIDASNVSLLGFSQGAILSYAIALSHPEKIKNVIALSGYANDDIMDANYQNNDFSNLRIFHSHGTVDQVIPVEWARKTVPFLKNLNIDATYKEYPVGHGVAPQNFYDFRNWLMEK